Proteins encoded in a region of the Flammeovirga yaeyamensis genome:
- a CDS encoding ABC1 kinase family protein yields MTEIDKKIQKTIPSSKVQRVSRFVKVGAKVSTNYIKHYAKTVLDNDYSGKEELHKENATDVYEALSELKGSALKVAQMMSMDKNMLPQAYIEKFQMSQYSAPPLSLPLVNKTFIKSFGKAPYELFDTFTKEAVNAASIGQVHLAEKDGKKYAVKVQYPGVAESVSSDLKLVKPIAVRMMGLNEQDVNHYMKEVEVMLLSETDYELELQRSQKITEACKHIKNIYFPNYYKEYSSQKILTMDWLEGKHLNEFLETNPSQEIRNKVGQALWDFYDFQVHQLKEVHADPHPGNFIISEDGLLGIIDFGCVKEIPSDFYRNYFDLMIPENMNNEEKRKSVFASMRFIYDDDSESDKQFLDQLFKSMISILARPFHHDTFDFGEAAYFEEIQALAENQENQNILRKSKKPRGIRDGLYLNRTYFGLYSILHQLEAEVKTDSIFFK; encoded by the coding sequence ATGACCGAAATTGATAAAAAAATCCAAAAGACTATACCATCTTCCAAAGTTCAGAGAGTATCTCGTTTTGTGAAGGTAGGTGCGAAAGTGAGTACGAATTACATCAAACATTACGCAAAAACAGTTCTCGATAACGATTATTCAGGCAAAGAAGAATTACACAAAGAAAACGCTACTGATGTGTACGAAGCTTTGAGCGAACTGAAAGGAAGCGCCTTAAAAGTTGCTCAAATGATGAGTATGGATAAGAATATGTTACCTCAGGCTTACATTGAGAAGTTTCAGATGTCACAATATTCTGCCCCACCTCTATCGTTACCGTTAGTCAATAAAACTTTTATCAAGTCTTTTGGTAAAGCACCCTACGAACTATTTGATACTTTCACTAAAGAAGCAGTAAATGCAGCAAGTATTGGTCAGGTTCACCTTGCTGAAAAAGATGGAAAAAAATACGCAGTAAAAGTTCAATATCCTGGAGTTGCTGAAAGTGTTAGTTCAGATTTGAAATTAGTAAAACCCATTGCTGTTCGAATGATGGGTCTTAATGAACAAGATGTAAATCATTATATGAAAGAAGTTGAAGTGATGCTACTTTCTGAAACTGATTACGAACTTGAATTACAGAGATCACAAAAAATTACTGAAGCTTGTAAGCACATCAAAAATATTTATTTCCCAAACTATTATAAAGAGTATTCTTCACAGAAAATCTTAACTATGGATTGGTTGGAAGGAAAACACTTAAATGAATTTTTAGAAACGAATCCATCACAGGAAATTAGAAATAAAGTTGGTCAGGCTTTGTGGGACTTTTACGACTTCCAAGTACATCAACTAAAAGAAGTACATGCAGATCCTCACCCCGGTAATTTCATTATTTCAGAAGATGGCCTTTTGGGAATTATTGACTTTGGTTGTGTTAAAGAAATACCATCAGATTTTTACAGAAATTATTTCGATCTGATGATTCCTGAAAACATGAACAATGAAGAAAAAAGGAAGTCAGTTTTTGCTAGTATGCGATTTATATATGATGACGATTCTGAGTCTGACAAACAGTTCCTTGATCAGTTATTTAAGTCTATGATAAGCATTTTGGCTAGACCTTTCCATCATGATACTTTTGATTTTGGAGAGGCTGCCTATTTTGAAGAAATTCAAGCTTTAGCAGAAAATCAGGAAAACCAGAATATCTTGAGAAAATCTAAAAAACCAAGAGGTATAAGAGATGGTTTGTATTTGAATCGTACATATTTCGGATTGTATTCAATTCTACATCAATTGGAAGCAGAAGTAAAAACAGATTCCATATTTTTCAAATAA
- the hemL gene encoding glutamate-1-semialdehyde 2,1-aminomutase, translating into MNNKQSAALFDKAQHTIPGGVNSPVRAFKSVGGTPLFIKSAQGAYITDEDDNSYIELINSWGPMILGHAHPVITSAVQDAVNNSLSFGAPTSKEIDIAELICDMVPSIEKVRMVNSGTEATMSAVRVARGYTGRNKMIKIEGCYHGHGDSFLIAAGSGAVTMGVPNSPGVTEGTAKDTLLAPYNDIEKIKELVAENKDEIAALIIEPVPGNMGLVLPKDNYLQKLRDICTEEGIVLIFDEVMTGFRLAKGGAQEVFGVTPDMTTLGKIIGGGMPVGAYGGKKEIMDFVAPAGPVYQAGTLSGNPVAMAAGLNMLKYLNDNPSVYTDLAAKGEKLAKGVQSVLDKHGLPYKVTLLGSMICIFFTDQEVVNFADAQTTDTAKFGKFFHQMLANGVYLPPSQYESWFMSNALTDENLDQIIDAVDKSLEAIK; encoded by the coding sequence GTGAATAACAAGCAAAGTGCAGCTCTATTTGACAAAGCACAACATACTATTCCGGGTGGGGTTAACTCTCCAGTAAGAGCATTTAAATCTGTTGGTGGAACTCCTCTTTTTATCAAAAGTGCTCAAGGAGCATATATTACAGATGAAGACGACAACAGTTACATTGAGTTAATTAACTCTTGGGGACCAATGATTCTTGGTCATGCTCACCCAGTGATTACTTCAGCTGTACAAGATGCTGTAAATAATTCATTATCATTTGGAGCACCAACATCTAAAGAGATCGATATCGCAGAATTAATTTGTGATATGGTTCCATCTATTGAAAAAGTAAGAATGGTAAACTCTGGGACGGAGGCGACAATGTCTGCTGTTCGTGTAGCTAGAGGATATACTGGAAGAAATAAAATGATTAAGATTGAAGGATGTTACCATGGTCATGGTGATTCATTCTTAATTGCAGCAGGTAGTGGTGCTGTTACTATGGGTGTACCTAACAGCCCAGGTGTAACTGAAGGTACTGCAAAAGATACATTACTTGCTCCTTACAATGATATTGAAAAAATTAAAGAGCTTGTAGCTGAAAATAAGGATGAGATTGCTGCCCTTATCATTGAGCCTGTTCCAGGTAATATGGGGTTAGTGCTTCCAAAGGATAATTACCTACAAAAATTAAGAGATATCTGTACAGAAGAAGGTATCGTATTGATTTTTGATGAAGTAATGACTGGTTTCCGTTTGGCTAAAGGTGGCGCACAAGAAGTATTCGGTGTTACTCCGGATATGACAACTCTTGGTAAAATTATCGGAGGCGGAATGCCTGTAGGTGCATACGGTGGAAAGAAAGAAATTATGGATTTTGTTGCTCCAGCAGGTCCAGTATACCAAGCAGGTACACTTTCAGGAAATCCTGTGGCAATGGCTGCCGGATTGAATATGTTGAAATACCTTAACGACAATCCATCAGTATATACTGATTTAGCCGCTAAAGGTGAGAAACTTGCAAAAGGTGTTCAATCAGTATTAGATAAACATGGTCTTCCTTATAAGGTCACGCTATTAGGTTCTATGATTTGTATCTTCTTTACAGATCAAGAAGTAGTAAACTTTGCAGATGCTCAAACTACTGATACGGCTAAATTTGGTAAATTCTTCCATCAGATGTTAGCTAATGGTGTATACTTACCACCATCACAATATGAATCTTGGTTCATGTCAAATGCATTAACTGATGAAAACTTAGATCAGATCATCGATGCTGTAGATAAATCATTAGAAGCTATTAAATAA
- a CDS encoding S8 family peptidase, translating into MRNKVQKVLLGAALLTSIGFAANAQEAPKKEAPENWFNLNYENDGVYGVGTERAYSEILKNKKSKKVVVAVIDSGIDIDHEDLKDVIWKNEKEIAGNGKDDDNNGYIDDVNGWNFIGGADGSMVNEENLEVARLYGTLSKRFEGVAEEEVAKADKKDYQLWLEVKKSFEEGLTKAENNYSRYATFLHQFQRGKALFMAYFDLDDESEIPGALESLESEDEVLLGMKEMTLGLLSQGVTDEQIQEGVEYFEGQVKYNYNHELNTREIVGDNIDDKSEKDYGNNKVMGPDAMHGTHVAGIIGASRGNNIGMDGVADNVEIMVVRTVPNGDERDKDVANSIIYAVDNGARVINMSFGKPFSPSKEAVDKAVKYAESKGVLLVHAAGNDHKNTDVENNFPRDKYNSGKTAKNWIEVGASTWHTDEKLPAYFSNYAKKNVDLFAPGFDIYSTVPGSEYQNLNGTSMACPVVAGCAAVLMSYYPELSATQVKKILMKTVTPLKNKEVYLPGYNSLEEGQEPEKVKFGSLSISGGVVNLYEAVKYAEKISK; encoded by the coding sequence ATGAGAAATAAAGTTCAAAAAGTTCTATTGGGTGCTGCTTTACTTACCTCAATAGGATTCGCAGCAAATGCACAAGAGGCTCCAAAAAAGGAGGCTCCTGAAAATTGGTTCAATCTAAATTATGAAAACGACGGTGTTTACGGAGTAGGAACTGAAAGAGCATATTCTGAAATACTTAAAAATAAAAAGTCTAAAAAAGTTGTAGTGGCAGTTATTGATAGCGGTATTGATATCGACCACGAAGATTTAAAGGATGTTATCTGGAAAAATGAAAAAGAAATTGCGGGTAACGGAAAAGACGATGACAATAATGGATACATCGACGATGTAAACGGATGGAACTTTATTGGTGGAGCAGATGGCTCAATGGTCAATGAAGAAAACCTTGAAGTTGCTCGTTTATATGGAACATTAAGCAAAAGATTTGAAGGTGTTGCTGAAGAAGAAGTAGCTAAAGCTGATAAGAAAGATTATCAACTTTGGTTAGAAGTAAAGAAATCTTTTGAAGAAGGTTTAACAAAAGCGGAAAACAATTATAGCCGTTATGCTACTTTCTTACATCAATTCCAAAGAGGTAAAGCTTTATTTATGGCTTACTTCGATTTAGATGATGAAAGTGAAATTCCTGGTGCTTTAGAATCTTTAGAATCAGAAGATGAAGTATTATTAGGAATGAAAGAAATGACTTTAGGTCTCCTTTCTCAAGGTGTGACTGATGAGCAAATCCAAGAAGGAGTAGAGTACTTCGAAGGTCAGGTTAAATATAACTACAACCACGAATTGAATACTCGTGAAATCGTAGGTGATAATATCGATGATAAATCTGAAAAAGATTACGGTAACAATAAAGTAATGGGTCCTGATGCAATGCATGGTACTCACGTTGCAGGTATAATCGGAGCATCAAGAGGTAATAACATCGGTATGGATGGTGTTGCTGATAATGTTGAAATCATGGTAGTTAGAACAGTACCTAACGGTGATGAAAGAGATAAAGATGTTGCTAACTCTATCATTTACGCTGTGGATAACGGTGCTCGTGTTATCAATATGAGCTTCGGTAAGCCATTTTCTCCTTCAAAAGAAGCAGTTGATAAAGCAGTTAAATATGCTGAATCTAAAGGTGTTTTATTGGTACATGCAGCTGGTAATGATCACAAAAACACAGATGTAGAAAATAACTTCCCTAGAGATAAATATAATTCAGGTAAAACTGCTAAAAACTGGATTGAAGTAGGTGCTTCAACTTGGCACACAGATGAGAAATTACCTGCGTATTTCTCAAACTATGCTAAGAAAAATGTAGATTTATTTGCACCAGGTTTTGATATCTATTCTACTGTTCCAGGTTCTGAATACCAAAACTTAAATGGTACTTCAATGGCTTGTCCAGTAGTTGCGGGTTGTGCAGCTGTATTAATGTCATATTATCCTGAGCTTTCAGCTACACAGGTGAAGAAGATATTAATGAAAACAGTAACTCCATTAAAAAATAAAGAGGTATACTTGCCAGGTTACAATAGCTTAGAAGAAGGTCAGGAGCCAGAAAAAGTAAAATTTGGTTCTTTATCTATCTCAGGAGGTGTTGTAAACCTTTATGAGGCAGTGAAGTATGCTGAAAAAATTTCGAAATAA
- the panC gene encoding pantoate--beta-alanine ligase, producing the protein MDIFDQVRTLKNFINNCRKTNISVGFVPTMGALHDGHLTLIKNSIKENEITICSIFVNPTQFNNAIDLKHYPIQHEKDFKLLEEAGCSAVFLPNVEEMYPNGVSQDSMLGFNFGSLETRLEGAFRPGHFNGVGIVVSKLFHMVQPDKAYFGLKDLQQYLIIKKMVKDLSFQIDIIGVPTVREETGLAMSSRNLRLKAEELEVAPYIYQTITKMKDMLKDNQAPKEVLEWGISTIHKNHSFHLEYLEIVSTDTLEKVDDYQLPEGYAIVIAAHLGKVRLIDNILVE; encoded by the coding sequence ATGGACATTTTTGATCAAGTTCGCACGTTAAAAAATTTTATTAATAACTGTAGAAAAACGAATATTTCTGTTGGATTTGTCCCAACGATGGGTGCATTACATGATGGACACCTCACATTAATTAAGAATTCTATTAAAGAAAATGAGATAACGATTTGCAGTATTTTCGTTAATCCAACCCAATTTAATAATGCGATCGACCTAAAGCATTATCCCATTCAGCATGAAAAAGATTTTAAATTATTAGAAGAAGCAGGTTGTTCTGCTGTTTTCCTTCCTAATGTCGAAGAGATGTATCCTAATGGCGTTTCTCAGGACAGTATGTTGGGTTTCAATTTTGGATCTTTAGAAACAAGATTAGAAGGTGCATTTAGACCTGGGCATTTTAATGGTGTAGGCATTGTAGTTAGTAAGCTATTCCATATGGTACAACCGGACAAAGCTTATTTTGGTCTGAAAGACCTACAACAATACCTTATTATTAAAAAGATGGTGAAAGATCTATCATTTCAAATTGATATTATAGGTGTACCAACTGTGAGAGAAGAAACTGGCTTAGCCATGTCTTCAAGAAATTTAAGACTAAAAGCAGAAGAACTTGAAGTTGCCCCTTACATATATCAAACAATTACTAAAATGAAAGATATGTTGAAGGATAACCAAGCACCTAAAGAAGTACTTGAATGGGGAATTTCTACAATTCATAAAAATCATTCTTTCCATTTAGAATATCTTGAAATTGTCTCTACTGATACTTTAGAAAAAGTGGATGACTATCAATTACCTGAAGGATACGCAATTGTTATTGCCGCACATTTGGGTAAGGTTAGATTAATTGATAATATATTAGTGGAATAG
- a CDS encoding glycogen/starch synthase, with the protein MSKLKILYVSSEINPFLKTSEVADYVRKLPQHMQERGMEIRIMVPRFGLINERKNRLHEVVRLSGMNIAVGEDEKPLTIKVASIQSAKLQVYFIDNEDYFHRKSVFRDKKSDEFFSDNDDRAVFFCKGVIETVKKLGWAPDVVHCNDWFTSFIPLYLKTSYKNDPMFKNAKTVFTVYDTHFDHKFDHEELAKKVKMLDIDDSMLTELSTADYNSFIKIGSEYADKVTKGSNSINGEVEEVLSTYGEKVTETEPEGEEYADSYYDIYTGLTE; encoded by the coding sequence ATGTCGAAATTAAAAATTCTTTACGTTTCAAGTGAGATAAATCCATTTTTGAAAACTTCTGAAGTTGCAGATTATGTGAGAAAGCTTCCTCAACATATGCAAGAAAGAGGTATGGAAATCAGAATTATGGTTCCTAGATTTGGATTAATCAATGAGCGTAAGAACAGATTACATGAAGTGGTAAGACTATCGGGAATGAATATTGCCGTGGGCGAGGATGAAAAACCACTTACAATCAAAGTAGCTTCGATACAAAGTGCTAAATTACAAGTTTACTTTATAGATAACGAGGATTATTTCCATAGAAAATCAGTTTTCAGAGATAAGAAGAGCGATGAGTTTTTCTCAGACAATGATGACAGAGCGGTTTTCTTCTGTAAAGGTGTAATTGAAACAGTGAAGAAACTTGGTTGGGCTCCAGATGTTGTACATTGTAATGACTGGTTTACTAGTTTCATTCCATTGTATTTAAAGACTTCTTACAAAAATGATCCAATGTTCAAAAATGCTAAAACAGTATTTACTGTTTATGATACACATTTTGATCATAAATTCGATCATGAGGAGTTAGCTAAAAAAGTAAAAATGTTAGACATTGACGATTCAATGTTGACAGAGCTTTCTACTGCAGATTATAACAGTTTCATTAAAATTGGTTCTGAGTATGCTGATAAAGTAACTAAAGGATCAAATTCTATCAATGGAGAAGTAGAAGAAGTATTATCTACTTACGGTGAAAAGGTAACGGAAACGGAACCTGAAGGAGAGGAATATGCTGATTCTTATTATGACATTTATACTGGGTTGACGGAATAG
- a CDS encoding DUF4270 family protein has protein sequence MSNKFLLKAFSLIFITLSFSCTRTDLQTIVIGGDLIDDQTKMCYVDTLEIEIQNMHVDSIITKNSNYFLAGYIDEGTKIGKTTTATYTQLSIGSEEGLNFEDRTLDSIEFAIALERTSIYGDTSKNITLEVYEITEDIEGDSVLYFAEDSVATDANAIGFRTFKPSDIGSTDTVRITLDKAFGQKIIDNAEYADQEDFRSKIKGLAIKVRQGQESAWCGKYSLDNFGTVVTMNMSYMAENGEDTLRTQYYFGFSQRFNQIKYEPGTLTSGINVGDIVDTEQTNNLGYVIEGTGMVASLRFPTLIDLFKKPQGVDGDSLREVHLNRADLIISPVGVNDDQGRIFPDDNTPPPLTMFFGFREGENIKRISDDNRNYRYLQAQSPASGDQSISYSGNIQAFSHAKLAQYLQERTINEFYDVPLSDDGLVIIPAQQNQNVRKLFFADDKSTLLNPLNGQTMRMRLVVYYAVFNDESFQCK, from the coding sequence ATGAGTAATAAATTTTTATTAAAAGCATTTTCGCTAATTTTTATAACATTATCTTTTTCTTGTACGAGAACGGATTTACAGACAATTGTTATTGGAGGTGACTTAATTGACGATCAAACTAAGATGTGTTATGTGGATACTTTGGAAATTGAAATCCAAAATATGCACGTCGATTCAATCATTACAAAAAATTCAAATTACTTTTTAGCGGGCTATATAGACGAAGGCACTAAGATAGGTAAGACAACTACTGCAACTTATACACAATTAAGTATAGGATCAGAGGAAGGACTTAATTTTGAAGATAGGACTTTAGATTCTATTGAATTTGCCATTGCATTAGAAAGAACATCTATTTATGGAGATACCTCAAAGAATATCACATTAGAGGTATATGAGATCACTGAAGATATCGAAGGCGATTCTGTATTGTATTTTGCAGAAGACTCTGTGGCTACAGATGCCAATGCGATTGGTTTCAGAACATTTAAGCCATCTGATATCGGATCAACAGATACAGTAAGAATTACTCTAGATAAAGCTTTTGGTCAAAAGATTATTGATAATGCCGAGTATGCAGATCAAGAAGACTTTAGAAGTAAGATCAAAGGTTTAGCTATTAAAGTAAGACAAGGGCAAGAATCAGCTTGGTGTGGTAAATATTCATTAGATAACTTCGGTACAGTGGTAACTATGAATATGTCATACATGGCAGAGAACGGAGAAGATACGCTAAGAACACAATACTACTTTGGTTTTAGCCAACGCTTTAATCAAATAAAATACGAACCAGGAACGCTTACTTCAGGTATTAATGTCGGAGATATTGTAGATACCGAACAAACGAATAACTTAGGTTATGTCATTGAAGGTACAGGTATGGTTGCTAGTTTAAGATTTCCTACACTAATCGATTTATTTAAAAAGCCACAAGGTGTAGATGGAGATAGTTTAAGGGAAGTGCATTTAAACCGAGCCGACTTGATTATTTCTCCGGTAGGTGTAAATGATGACCAAGGAAGAATATTCCCTGATGATAATACCCCACCACCATTGACAATGTTTTTTGGTTTTAGAGAAGGAGAGAATATTAAAAGAATATCTGATGATAATAGAAATTACAGATATTTGCAAGCACAATCTCCAGCTTCTGGTGACCAATCGATTTCATATAGTGGAAATATACAAGCATTTTCTCATGCTAAACTTGCACAATATCTTCAAGAACGTACAATAAATGAATTTTATGACGTACCTTTGAGCGATGATGGTTTAGTTATCATCCCTGCACAACAAAATCAAAACGTTAGGAAATTGTTTTTTGCGGATGATAAAAGTACCTTATTAAACCCATTAAATGGACAAACTATGCGAATGAGACTCGTTGTCTATTATGCTGTTTTTAATGACGAGTCCTTTCAGTGCAAGTAA
- the glmS gene encoding glutamine--fructose-6-phosphate transaminase (isomerizing), with protein sequence MCGIVGYVGHRDALNILIKGLERLEYRGYDSAGISLIDQDDVKVFKCKGKVADLKKQIDNKDTKGTTGIGHTRWATHGAPNDANAHPHYSSDSNLAMVHNGIIENYEALKSQLIEKGHVFHSDTDTEVFIHFIEQVQKDNNCDLDEAVRIALNEVVGAYAIVITQKDKPGQLVAARKGSPLVIGVGEKEFFLASDATPIVEYTKDVVYIKDEEVVLLKDGNMTITDVKNQVQTPYLQTLELELEAIEKGGYDHFMMKEIMEQPKSVSDCLRGRVISEKNHVKLGGIFNHFDDLLNAKRIIIAACGTSWHAGLVAEYIFEELARIPVEVEYASEFRYRNPIIGKGDVLIAISQSGETADTLAAMSLAESKGAVVLGVCNVVGSSIARNSHEGAYTHAGPEIGVASTKAFTAQLTVLTTMALMLAKEKGTLTEAQLHDLLVELENIPSKIEKVLKTNDAVREMSALYKDAKNFLYLGRGFNFPVALEGALKLKEISYIHAEGYPAAEMKHGPIALIDEEMPVVVIATRDSSYDKVVSNLQEVKARSGRVIAVVTEGDALIPGMVDHVIEVPDTHEVLMPMISCIPLQLLSYHIAVMRGCNVDQPRNLAKSVTVE encoded by the coding sequence ATGTGCGGAATTGTCGGGTATGTTGGGCATAGAGATGCTCTAAATATTCTGATTAAAGGCCTTGAACGTTTAGAATATAGAGGCTACGACAGTGCTGGTATTTCTCTTATCGATCAAGATGATGTTAAAGTTTTTAAGTGTAAAGGCAAAGTAGCCGATCTTAAAAAACAAATTGATAATAAAGACACTAAAGGTACGACAGGTATAGGTCATACTCGTTGGGCGACACATGGTGCCCCTAATGATGCTAACGCTCATCCACATTACTCTTCTGATAGTAATTTGGCAATGGTGCATAATGGTATCATCGAAAATTATGAGGCTTTAAAAAGTCAACTTATTGAAAAAGGACATGTTTTTCATAGTGACACAGATACAGAAGTATTTATTCACTTTATAGAGCAAGTTCAAAAAGATAACAATTGCGACTTAGATGAAGCAGTAAGAATTGCTTTAAACGAGGTTGTGGGAGCATATGCTATTGTAATCACTCAAAAAGATAAACCAGGTCAATTGGTAGCAGCCCGTAAAGGCTCTCCATTGGTGATTGGTGTTGGTGAAAAAGAATTTTTCCTTGCATCGGATGCTACTCCAATCGTAGAGTACACAAAAGATGTAGTTTATATTAAAGATGAGGAGGTTGTATTACTTAAGGATGGTAATATGACAATTACTGATGTTAAGAATCAGGTCCAAACTCCTTACTTACAGACACTAGAACTAGAATTAGAAGCTATTGAAAAAGGAGGATATGATCACTTCATGATGAAGGAGATTATGGAGCAGCCTAAATCAGTTTCTGATTGTTTAAGAGGTAGAGTTATCTCTGAGAAAAACCACGTTAAGTTAGGTGGTATCTTTAATCACTTTGATGATTTATTAAATGCGAAACGTATTATTATTGCCGCTTGTGGTACTTCTTGGCATGCTGGCTTAGTTGCTGAGTATATTTTTGAAGAATTAGCAAGAATTCCAGTAGAAGTAGAATACGCTTCAGAATTTAGATATAGAAATCCAATCATCGGAAAAGGAGATGTATTAATTGCTATTTCTCAATCTGGTGAAACAGCGGATACTTTGGCTGCAATGAGTTTAGCAGAATCCAAAGGTGCAGTTGTTCTTGGAGTTTGTAATGTAGTAGGTTCTTCAATTGCAAGAAACTCACACGAAGGTGCTTATACTCACGCTGGACCAGAAATTGGTGTAGCAAGTACAAAAGCATTTACAGCACAGTTAACAGTTCTAACAACAATGGCTTTAATGTTAGCTAAAGAAAAAGGAACTTTAACTGAAGCACAATTACACGATTTATTGGTGGAATTAGAAAACATTCCATCTAAAATTGAAAAAGTGCTTAAAACAAATGATGCTGTAAGAGAAATGTCTGCCTTGTACAAGGATGCAAAGAACTTCTTGTATCTAGGGCGAGGCTTTAATTTCCCTGTAGCATTAGAAGGTGCCTTAAAATTAAAAGAAATTTCTTATATTCATGCTGAAGGCTATCCTGCAGCTGAAATGAAACACGGTCCTATTGCACTTATCGATGAAGAAATGCCAGTAGTAGTTATTGCTACTCGTGATAGTTCTTATGACAAAGTAGTGTCCAACCTTCAAGAAGTGAAAGCAAGAAGTGGACGAGTGATTGCCGTAGTTACAGAAGGAGATGCCTTAATTCCAGGTATGGTGGATCATGTCATTGAAGTACCAGATACTCATGAGGTACTCATGCCAATGATTTCATGTATTCCATTACAGTTATTGTCTTATCATATTGCAGTGATGAGAGGATGTAATGTTGATCAGCCACGTAACTTGGCAAAATCAGTAACAGTAGAGTAA
- a CDS encoding DUF4290 domain-containing protein, whose protein sequence is MQEEFSYNTGRSDIVLKEYGRNVEKLVKYISSLDDKALRTQYAYTLIALMKQLHPIQKQLSDSQQRVWDHLTVMSEFNLDIDAPYPLPTENQMHKKPRKVAYSQTNIRFKHFGKNLQKMVESALEQEGEDKIEEAMVKIIKLMKSFYSMQVNDQIEDEVVINTINTLCKGRFNVRPLKQKYPDAFKNVKIPAGNVLTQGATSTAKSNNSNSSKKKRRRKRK, encoded by the coding sequence ATGCAAGAAGAATTTAGCTATAACACAGGACGATCTGATATTGTTCTTAAAGAGTATGGAAGAAATGTAGAGAAACTAGTAAAGTATATTTCTTCATTGGATGACAAAGCTTTAAGAACTCAATATGCTTATACTTTAATTGCTTTGATGAAACAATTACATCCAATTCAAAAGCAATTAAGCGATAGCCAACAGCGTGTATGGGATCACCTGACAGTTATGTCTGAATTTAATTTGGATATAGACGCACCTTATCCATTGCCAACAGAAAACCAAATGCATAAGAAACCACGTAAAGTGGCATATTCTCAAACCAACATCAGGTTTAAACACTTCGGTAAAAACTTGCAAAAGATGGTGGAGAGTGCATTAGAACAAGAAGGCGAGGATAAAATAGAAGAAGCAATGGTGAAAATCATTAAGTTGATGAAATCATTCTATTCTATGCAAGTAAATGACCAAATCGAAGATGAGGTGGTGATCAATACCATTAATACACTTTGTAAAGGGAGATTTAACGTTCGTCCATTAAAACAAAAATATCCAGATGCTTTTAAGAATGTAAAAATCCCAGCAGGAAATGTACTAACACAAGGTGCAACTTCAACTGCAAAATCAAATAATAGTAATTCTTCTAAGAAGAAGAGAAGAAGGAAAAGAAAATAA